One genomic window of Psychrobacillus sp. INOP01 includes the following:
- the tig gene encoding trigger factor has protein sequence MSVKWEKQEGNNGLLTVEVTAEEVAKGLDQAFKKVVKQINVPGFRKGKMPRPMFEKMYGVESLFQDALDIILPHAYGHAVEDAGIDPVDQPEIDIVTMEKGQPLVFTAKVVVKPEVTLGDYKGLEATKLEETVTDEEIDEQLQSQQNRLAELVVKEDAIVEGDTAVIDFEGFVDEVAFEGGAGTDYPLEIGSNSFIPGFEEQLVGSKTGDAKDVEVTFPEEYHAAELAGKAATFKVTIKEVKGKELPELNDDFAKEVDAEVEGIDALRAKLKEVTAEEKKQLAAQTLRDTLVEAAAQNATIDIPQAMIASETDRMLQEFGQRLEQQGMNLDLYYQFSGQDEEALRTQMTEDANNRVKVSLTLEAIAKQENIEASEEDINAELDKMSAQFNMKIEDIKRALGGTDVLANDLRFAKTVEFLVDNAKIS, from the coding sequence TTGTCTGTAAAATGGGAAAAACAAGAAGGCAATAATGGTTTATTAACAGTAGAAGTTACTGCAGAAGAAGTAGCAAAAGGGTTAGATCAAGCGTTTAAAAAAGTAGTTAAACAAATTAACGTACCAGGTTTCCGTAAAGGGAAAATGCCTCGTCCAATGTTCGAAAAAATGTATGGTGTAGAGTCATTATTCCAAGATGCATTAGATATCATTCTTCCACATGCTTATGGGCATGCTGTTGAAGACGCTGGAATTGATCCAGTCGACCAACCAGAAATCGATATCGTAACGATGGAAAAAGGGCAACCTTTAGTTTTCACTGCTAAAGTTGTTGTAAAACCAGAAGTAACTTTAGGAGACTATAAAGGTCTTGAAGCAACAAAATTAGAAGAAACTGTAACTGACGAAGAAATCGATGAGCAACTACAAAGCCAACAAAATCGTTTAGCTGAATTAGTTGTAAAAGAAGATGCAATCGTTGAAGGTGATACTGCTGTAATCGACTTCGAAGGATTCGTTGATGAAGTTGCATTTGAAGGTGGAGCTGGAACAGATTATCCATTAGAAATCGGTTCTAATTCATTCATCCCTGGCTTCGAAGAGCAATTAGTTGGTTCAAAAACTGGAGATGCGAAAGATGTTGAAGTAACATTCCCAGAAGAGTACCATGCTGCTGAATTAGCTGGTAAAGCTGCAACTTTCAAAGTAACTATTAAAGAAGTAAAAGGTAAAGAACTACCTGAACTTAATGATGACTTTGCTAAAGAAGTAGATGCTGAAGTAGAAGGTATCGATGCTCTACGTGCTAAACTTAAAGAAGTAACTGCTGAAGAGAAAAAACAATTAGCTGCTCAAACGCTTCGTGATACATTAGTTGAAGCAGCAGCTCAAAATGCAACAATTGATATTCCTCAAGCAATGATCGCTTCTGAAACTGACCGCATGTTACAAGAATTTGGTCAACGTTTAGAGCAACAAGGTATGAACTTAGATCTTTATTATCAATTCTCAGGTCAAGATGAAGAAGCATTACGTACTCAAATGACAGAAGATGCTAATAACCGAGTAAAAGTTTCTTTAACTCTTGAAGCAATTGCTAAGCAAGAAAATATTGAAGCTTCTGAAGAAGATATAAATGCAGAGCTAGACAAAATGAGCGCACAATTCAACATGAAGATTGAAGATATTAAACGTGCACTTGGTGGTACTGACGTTCTTGCAAACGATCTACGTTTTGCAAAAACAGTTGAATTCTTAGTGGATAACGCTAAAATTTCTTAA